A region from the Lolium perenne isolate Kyuss_39 chromosome 4, Kyuss_2.0, whole genome shotgun sequence genome encodes:
- the LOC127293134 gene encoding 65-kDa microtubule-associated protein 6, with protein sequence MGEVAAELLYNMAPLALSGAGGLEVGSCTPLLAELRQLWGEIGKSREERERMVHELEAECMRVYRRKVDEATGERALLHQSLAASEAEIAALTAALGAENTTQFKVNKWTVSLNERMLSATALLEELRTMRAERSKQFADIRSEIEKITAEIAGRSHGYDSSPRAGDGHDLTVRRLNEHKARLSNLQKEKSDRLHKVLEHVTEVHSLCDVLGEDFIAIVNEVHPGLHEADPGKPTSISDTTLTSLSQVVAMLTSEKTKRTAMLREAVLPLVELWDLMDSPEEERRGFRKAAAVLRPAKDEALSSGVLSMATIKKTGEEVERMTRLKAGRMKELVLKRRLELENICRSMHVEPDASTVPEKSIALIDSGLVNPSELMASIDDQIAKAKEEHQSRKDIMEKINKWLLACDEEKWLEEHNLDENRFNTGRTARQNLKRAEKARVIIMKIPAIVDNLISRTLAWESERKKPFLYDGARLVAVLEEHKQARLMQEEERRRLREQKKLRTLFSEKEAMPRLKRPGGSFSRTPEPSTMNRKRVEAGRLTCSAPSMRSSGTSSSGSSCGGGGRSSAELIRPRSSAAGAGHCGEFLQGARRLSSAASFNYVAVSKGGGMSSSFAAAS encoded by the exons ATGGGCGAAGTCGCCGCGGAGCTGCTGTACAACATGGCGCCGCTGGCTCTGTCCGGCGCCGGCGGATTGGAGGTCGGAAGCTGTACGCCGCTGCTCGCGGAGCTCAGG CAACTATGGGGGGAGATAGGAAAGAGCCGGGAGGAGAGGGAGCGGATGGTGCACGAGCTGGAGGCGGAGTGCATGCGGGTGTACCGCCGCAAGGTCGACGAGGCCACCGGCGAGAGGGCACTGCTGCACCAGTCACTCGCCGCCagcgaggccgagatcgccgcgcTCACCGCTGCCCTCGGTGCCGAAAACACCACGCAGTTCAAG GTGAACAAATGGACCGTGTCGCTGAATGAGCGCATGTTGTCTGCGACGGCTCTGCTGGAAGAACTGAGGACGATGAGAGCAGAACGGAGCAAGCAGTTCGCGGACATTCGATCAGAGATCGAGAAGATCACGGCGGAAATTGCAGGCAGGAGCCACGGCTACGACTCCTCCCCCAGGGCCGGCGACGGCCATGACCTCACGGTCAGGAGGCTTAACGAGCACAAAGCGCGCTTGTCGAATCTTCAGAAAGAGAAG TCGGATCGTCTGCACAAGGTCCTGGAGCACGTGACGGAGGTGCACTCCCTGTGCGACGTGCTGGGCGAGGACTTCATCGCCATCGTGAACGAGGTACACCCGGGGCTGCACGAGGCCGACCCCGGCAAGCCCACCAGCATCAGCGACACCACGCTCACCAGCCTCTCCCAGGTCGTCGCCATGCTCACCTCCGAGAAGACCAAGCGAACAGCCATG CTGCGTGAAGCCGTGCTGCCGCTGGTGGAGCTGTGGGACTTGATGGActcgccggaggaggagcggcGGGGCTTCAGGAAGGCGGCGGCCGTCCTGAGGCCCGCAAAGGACGAGGCGCTGTCGTCCGGCGTGCTGTCCATGGCGACCATAAAGAAGACCGGGGAGGAGGTGGAGAGGATGACGAGGCTCAAGGCCGGCCGGATGAAGGAGCTCGTGCTCAAGCGGAGGCTGGAGCTGGAGAACATCTGCCGGAGCATGCACGTCGAGCCCGACGCCAGCACCGTGCCGGAGAAATCCATCGCCCTGATCGACTCTG GCCTTGTGAACCCCTCTGAGCTCATGGCCAGCATCGACGACCAGAtagccaaggccaaggaagagcaTCAGTCCAGGAAAGACATCATGGAGAAGATAAACAAGTGGCTGCTGGCCTGTGATGAAGAGAAATGGCTCGAGGAGCACAACTTG GATGAGAACAGATTCAACACTGGCAGGACTGCACGTCAGAACCTGAAACGCGCTGAGAAAGCGAGGGTCATCATCATGAAGATTCCAG CAATTGTTGATAACCTGATCAGTCGAAcattggcatgggagagcgaaagAAAGAAGCCTTTTCTGTACGACGGG GCTCGCCTAGTGGCCGTGTTAGAAGAGCACAAGCAAGCCAGGCTAATGCAGGAAGAGGAGAGGAGGCGACTCAGG GAGCAGAAGAAGCTGCGCACTCTGTTCAGCGAGAAGGAGGCGATGCCACGCCTGAAGAGACCCGGCGGCAGCTTCAGCAGGACGCCGGAGCCGAGCACCATGAACCGCAAGAGGGTCGAGGCCGGCAGGCTCACGTGCTCCGCTCCGTCGATGCGCAGCAGCGGCACAAGCAGCAGCGGGTCGAGTTGCGGCGGCGGAGGTCGTTCCTCGGCCGAGCTCATCAGGCCGCGGTCGTCGGCGGCGGGGGCCGGGCACTGCGGCGAGTTCCTGCAGGGCGCGAGGCGGCTCTCGTCCGCGGCGTCGTTCAACTACGTTGCCGTATCCAAGGGAGGCGGCATGTCTTCTTCGTTCGCGGCGGCGTCCTGA
- the LOC127293133 gene encoding putative 3,4-dihydroxy-2-butanone kinase codes for MALQGKKLINNPDDVVTEFIEGLVETYPGLQYLDGFPQIKVVLRADVVGGAYDKVAVISGGGSGHEPAHAGFVGPGMLTAAVSGDVFASPPVDSILAAIRAVTGTMGCLLIIKNYTGDRLNFGLAAEQAKSEGYKIEMVIVGDDCALPPPRGIAGRRGLAGTILVHKVAGAAADAGLSLADVAAEAKHASEAVGTMGVALSVCTLPGQVTSDRLGPTQIELGLGIHGEPGAAVVELQSVDVVVEHVLKQILSQETQYLPITRGSNAVLLINGLGATPVMELMIAARKAVPELQLEYGIAVDRVYTGTFMTALDMAGISITIMRSDERILQRLDAPTKAPSWPVGSEGKRPPAKFPVPVPPSPSMKDDEILSHRQEPTKQGCILEAAIEAGAKELIGLKDSLNDWDSKVGDGDCGTTMYRGATGILEDMKTRYPMNDAAGTINEIGATIRKVMGGTSGILYDILCKAAYTSLKQNKTITAYEWADALEASIAAVSKYGGASAGYRTMLDALIPASTVLKQSLQAGDDPVTAFIASSEAASAGAESTKQMQAKAGRSSYVAPDHLVSVPDPGAVAAAAWYRATALSVKKKLHGSES; via the exons GTGGTGGGAGTGGCCATGAGCCAGCCCATGCTGGATTTGTTGGGCCAGGAATGTTGACAGCTGCTGTTTCTGGAGATGTTTTTGCTTCTCCACCTGTTGATTCTATTTTAGCT GCTATTCGAGCTGTAACGGGTACCATGGGATGCCTTCTGATAATAAAG AACTATACTGGTGATAGACTTAATTTTGGATTAGCTGCTGAGCAGGCAAAATCTGAAGGCTATAAGATAGAG ATGGTTATTGTTGGAGATGATTGTGCTCTTCCCCCGCCTCGGGGGATAGCTGGTAGAAGAGGTTTagcaggaacaattctggtgcatAAG GTTGCTGGGGCTGCTGCAGATGCTGGTTTATCCCTTGCAGATGTTGCTGCAGAAGCAAAACATGCATCTGAGGCTGTTGGTACAATGGGAGTAGCACTTTCTGTTTGCACGTTGCCTGGGCAAGTGACATCTGATCGTTTAGGTCCTACACAAATTGAGCTTGGCCTTGGAATT CATGGAGAACCTGGTGCTGCTGTTGTTGAGCTCCAGTCAGTTGATGTAGTGGTTGAACATGTTCTTAAGCAGATACTGTCGCAG GAAACTCAGTATCTTCCTATCACAAGAGGGAGCAATGCTGTTCTCCTAATCAACGG ATTGGGTGCTACTCCTGTCATGGAGCTTATGATTGCAGCGAGAAAAGCGGTACCTGAGTTACAGTTGGAATATGGGATTGCTGTTGACAGAGTCTACACTGGCACATTTATGACAGCGCTTGATATGGCTG GAATTTCTATCACCATTATGAGGTCAGATGAAAGGATTTTGCAGCGACTTGATGCTCCCACAAAAGCTCCATCTTGGCCTGTTGGTTCTGAAG GAAAGCGCCCGCCAGCAAAATTTCCTGTTCCAGTACCACCATCACCTTCAATGAAGGATGACGAG ATTCTTTCTCACCGGCAGGAGCCAACCAAGCAAGGGTGTATTTTGGAGGCTGCTATTGAAGCAGGTGCTAAAGAACTCATTGGTCTCAAGGATAGCCTAAATGATTGGGACAGTAAAGTTGGTGATGGTGACTGTGGAACTACG ATGTATAGAGGTGCAACAGGCATTCTTGAAGATATGAAAACACG TTATCCTATGAATGATGCAGCTGGAACAATAAATGAGATTGGGGCAACAATCCGTAAGGTGATGGGTGGAACAAGTGGAATCTT GTATGACATACTCTGCAAGGCTGCATATACAAgcttaaaacaaaacaaaactattACGGCATATGAAT GGGCTGATGCTTTAGAAGCCTCTATTGCTGCtgttagcaaatatggtggtgccAGTGCAGGATATCGTACAATGCTGGATGCTCTAATTCCTGCTTCTACAGTTTTGAAACAG TCCCTTCAAGCTGGGGACGATCCGGTGACTGCCTTTATCGCTTCTTCTGAAGCAGCATCAGCTGGTGCTGAATCCACTAAAcagatgcaagcaaag GCAGGACGGTCATCATACGTTGCTCCCGATCACCTGGTTTCAGTTCCTGATCCAGGAGCAGTTGCTGCAGCTGCATGGTATCGAGCCACAGCGCTTTCAGTGAAGAAGAAGCTGCATGGTTCAGAAAGCTAG